A window of the Sporichthyaceae bacterium genome harbors these coding sequences:
- a CDS encoding allantoate amidohydrolase, translated as MDDTGSFDVLWEPLREVGRDPTSGGYRRFSWTGPDMQSREWFAQEAARRGLELETDRNGNLWAWHAAGAGGPALVTGSHLDSVPDGGAFDGPLGVAAGFAAIDVLRATDRMPTRPVAVVAFVEEEGARFGVPCLGSRLLTGAITTKKALVLRDAAGVTYAEAVGRAGLDPEAIGWDPERIGRIGTFVELHVEQGRGLVHAARAVGVGGGLHPHGRWRLSFRGRADHAGTTALGDRHDPMLPLARTVLAARAAAATHGGLATVGRVLVEPNGTNVIPSMATIWLDARCPDPAAVRRVVEDVARAAEQAAAPDVEVELVEESWSPAVQFGDDLVAAVSSRLDDAPVLASGAGHDAGVLSAAGVPSVMLFVRNPTGVSHAPDEHAEPEDCRAGVAALADTLETLAAR; from the coding sequence GTGGACGACACCGGGTCGTTCGACGTCCTGTGGGAGCCGCTGCGCGAGGTAGGGCGCGACCCGACCTCCGGCGGCTACCGCCGGTTCTCCTGGACCGGGCCGGACATGCAGTCGCGCGAGTGGTTCGCGCAGGAGGCGGCGCGGCGCGGGCTGGAGCTGGAGACCGACCGCAACGGCAACCTGTGGGCCTGGCACGCCGCCGGCGCCGGCGGGCCTGCGTTGGTCACCGGGTCGCACCTGGACTCCGTCCCGGACGGCGGCGCGTTCGACGGGCCGCTGGGGGTGGCCGCCGGGTTCGCGGCCATCGACGTGCTGCGGGCGACCGACCGAATGCCCACCCGGCCGGTGGCCGTGGTCGCGTTCGTCGAGGAGGAGGGCGCGCGGTTCGGCGTCCCGTGCCTGGGGTCGCGGCTGCTGACCGGGGCGATCACCACGAAGAAGGCGTTGGTGTTGCGGGACGCGGCCGGGGTGACCTACGCGGAAGCCGTGGGCCGGGCCGGGCTCGACCCGGAGGCAATCGGCTGGGACCCCGAGCGGATCGGGCGCATCGGCACGTTCGTCGAGCTGCACGTGGAGCAGGGCCGCGGGCTGGTGCACGCGGCCCGGGCGGTCGGGGTGGGCGGCGGCCTGCACCCGCACGGGCGATGGCGGCTGAGCTTCCGGGGGCGGGCCGACCACGCCGGGACGACCGCGTTGGGCGACCGGCACGACCCGATGCTGCCGTTGGCCCGCACGGTGCTCGCGGCCCGGGCGGCGGCTGCGACGCACGGCGGGTTGGCCACCGTCGGCCGGGTGCTGGTCGAGCCCAACGGCACCAACGTGATCCCCTCGATGGCGACAATCTGGCTGGACGCGCGCTGCCCGGACCCGGCCGCGGTGCGTCGGGTGGTCGAGGACGTGGCTCGCGCGGCCGAGCAGGCCGCCGCCCCGGATGTCGAGGTCGAACTGGTCGAGGAGTCGTGGAGCCCGGCGGTGCAGTTCGGCGACGACCTGGTGGCCGCGGTGTCCAGCCGGTTGGACGACGCCCCGGTGCTGGCTTCCGGCGCCGGGCACGACGCGGGCGTGCTCTCGGCGGCCGGCGTGCCGAGCGTGATGCTTTTCGTGCGCAACCCCACCGGCGTCTCCCACGCCCCGGACGAGCACGCCGAACCCGAGGACTGCCGCGCCGGCGTCGCCGCCCTGGCCGACACCCTCGAGACCCTGGCCGCCCGATGA
- a CDS encoding ABC transporter permease subunit, producing the protein MTWAWDNRSPLGTMLAAHLVMALIPLLLGVLIAVPLGMVVARTEASRRAALGLCALFEAIPALAWFVVLPGLLQTTLSARVNVVVGITLLTTFMLTRSVVTGLAEVPQQLVDTADALGFTPTARAWQVELPAAVPTLVEGLRTAAVTAIGLATLAALIGGGGLGLTFTDGFATRSDAEVLSGAAVVAVLAASVEVLLLRAQRALAPWARLAPVR; encoded by the coding sequence ATGACCTGGGCCTGGGACAACCGGAGTCCGCTGGGCACAATGCTTGCCGCGCACCTGGTCATGGCACTGATCCCGCTGCTGCTCGGGGTGCTGATCGCGGTGCCGCTGGGCATGGTGGTTGCTCGGACCGAGGCCTCGCGCCGGGCCGCGCTGGGGCTGTGCGCACTGTTCGAGGCGATCCCGGCGCTGGCGTGGTTCGTCGTGCTGCCCGGGTTGCTGCAGACCACGCTCAGCGCCCGCGTGAACGTGGTCGTCGGGATCACACTGCTGACCACGTTCATGCTCACCCGGTCGGTCGTCACCGGCCTGGCCGAGGTGCCGCAGCAACTCGTCGACACCGCCGATGCCCTCGGCTTCACACCGACCGCGCGGGCCTGGCAGGTCGAACTGCCTGCTGCCGTCCCGACCCTGGTCGAAGGGCTGCGGACCGCGGCAGTCACCGCGATCGGCCTGGCCACGCTCGCCGCGCTGATCGGCGGCGGCGGCTTGGGCCTGACCTTCACCGACGGTTTCGCCACCCGGTCCGACGCCGAGGTGCTATCCGGCGCCGCGGTGGTCGCGGTGCTGGCCGCCTCCGTCGAGGTCCTGCTGCTGCGGGCGCAGCGGGCGTTGGCGCCCTGGGCCCGCCTGGCTCCGGTGCGGTGA
- a CDS encoding ABC transporter permease subunit, whose product MNLLWTYLSTSSHWSGSTGMLQRLSEHVVLSFSALLAAAIIAIPVGIAVGHSGRGDDVPILFWGAGRVLAPLGVLVYFAMKVGTGSGPAFFMLALLGIPPMMSAGYTGVRLVDRAVVDSARACGMLPGQVLHEVEIPIAMPALVRGVRRAAVQVIMMAAVAAYVGAGGLGRMIIDGQSPQIHDYGMIAAGGVLLAALAVAVDLLIAWFGAGLVTPGAAGQIEQSLPAQRAESSVPMAMVGSSTHEPPSAGY is encoded by the coding sequence ATGAACCTGCTCTGGACGTACCTGTCGACCTCCTCGCACTGGAGCGGTTCGACCGGGATGCTGCAGCGCCTGTCCGAGCATGTGGTGCTGTCGTTCTCCGCGCTGCTCGCCGCCGCGATCATCGCGATCCCGGTGGGGATCGCGGTCGGGCACAGCGGCCGGGGCGACGACGTCCCGATCCTGTTCTGGGGAGCCGGCCGGGTGCTGGCCCCGCTCGGCGTCCTCGTCTACTTCGCGATGAAGGTCGGCACCGGCAGTGGGCCGGCGTTCTTCATGCTCGCGCTGCTGGGAATCCCGCCGATGATGTCGGCCGGGTACACCGGGGTCCGGTTGGTCGACCGGGCCGTGGTCGACTCGGCCCGGGCCTGCGGGATGTTGCCCGGCCAGGTGTTGCACGAGGTCGAGATCCCGATCGCTATGCCGGCGCTGGTGCGCGGGGTGCGGCGGGCCGCGGTCCAGGTGATCATGATGGCCGCGGTTGCCGCGTACGTCGGTGCCGGCGGGCTGGGCCGGATGATCATCGATGGGCAGTCGCCGCAGATCCATGACTACGGGATGATCGCCGCCGGCGGCGTGCTGCTGGCCGCGCTGGCCGTGGCCGTCGACCTACTGATCGCCTGGTTCGGCGCGGGCCTGGTCACGCCGGGCGCGGCGGGCCAGATCGAGCAGTCGCTGCCGGCCCAGCGGGCCGAGTCGTCGGTCCCGATGGCGATGGTCGGTTCGAGCACCCACGAGCCGCCGTCCGCGGGGTACTGA
- the hutU gene encoding urocanate hydratase produces the protein MTQPQVTPPQIRAARGTELTARTWQTEAALRMLNNNLDPDVAENPDELIVYGGSGKAARDWPSYHALIRTLTDLAPDETMLVQSGRPVGVLRTHEWAPRVLIANSNLVPDWANWSEFRRLEAAGLTMFGQMTAGSWIYIGSQGILQGTYETFAAVATKRFDGTLCGTITLTAGLGGMGGAQPLAVTMNGGVAIVVECDPTRIRRRLDQGYLDAYAGSLDDALWQAEDARAQKRPLSIGVLGNAAEVLPDLLGRGPGIDVVTDQTSAHDPLMYLPSGMSLEQWARARAEDPDNVIRRARDSMAAHVEAMVGFADRGAEVFDYGNSIRVEAQNAGYRRAFDFPGFVPAYIRPLFCEGKGPFRWVALSGDPADIAATDDAITTLFADNHGVTRWIAAAREKVQFQGLPARICWLGAGERDRAGLEFNQMVATGRVRAPIVIGRDHLDCGSVASPYRETEAMLDGSDAIADWPLLNAMVNVASGASWVSIHHGGGVGMGRSIHAGQVCVADGTRLAAQKLERVLSNDPATGVLRHVDAGYDRAREVADERGLPVPMQDKSGQSVSD, from the coding sequence GTGACCCAACCTCAGGTGACGCCGCCTCAGATCCGAGCGGCCCGCGGGACCGAGCTCACGGCCCGGACCTGGCAGACCGAAGCGGCCCTGCGGATGCTCAACAACAACCTCGACCCGGACGTGGCCGAGAACCCCGACGAGTTGATCGTCTACGGCGGCAGCGGCAAGGCCGCCCGCGACTGGCCGAGCTACCACGCGCTGATCCGCACGCTGACCGACCTCGCCCCGGACGAGACCATGCTGGTCCAGTCCGGGCGCCCGGTCGGGGTGCTGCGTACCCACGAGTGGGCCCCGCGGGTGCTGATCGCGAACTCCAACCTGGTGCCGGACTGGGCCAACTGGTCGGAGTTCCGGCGCCTGGAGGCAGCAGGCCTGACGATGTTCGGGCAGATGACCGCCGGCTCCTGGATCTACATCGGCTCGCAGGGAATCCTGCAGGGCACTTACGAGACGTTCGCCGCGGTGGCGACCAAGCGATTCGACGGCACGCTGTGCGGGACGATCACCCTGACTGCCGGCCTGGGCGGCATGGGCGGGGCCCAGCCGCTGGCGGTGACGATGAACGGCGGCGTGGCGATCGTCGTAGAGTGCGACCCGACCCGGATCCGCCGCCGGCTCGACCAGGGCTACCTGGACGCCTACGCCGGTTCGCTGGACGACGCCTTGTGGCAGGCGGAGGACGCCCGGGCGCAAAAGCGGCCGCTGTCGATCGGGGTGCTCGGCAACGCCGCCGAGGTGCTGCCGGACCTGCTCGGCCGCGGGCCGGGCATCGACGTCGTCACCGACCAGACCTCGGCCCACGACCCGCTGATGTACCTGCCGAGCGGGATGTCGCTGGAGCAGTGGGCCCGGGCCCGCGCCGAGGACCCGGACAACGTGATCCGCCGGGCCCGGGACTCGATGGCCGCCCACGTCGAGGCCATGGTCGGGTTCGCCGACCGCGGCGCGGAGGTCTTCGACTACGGCAACTCGATCCGGGTTGAGGCGCAGAACGCCGGGTATCGGCGGGCCTTCGACTTCCCCGGCTTCGTGCCCGCCTACATCCGTCCGCTGTTCTGCGAGGGCAAGGGCCCGTTCCGCTGGGTCGCGCTGTCCGGCGACCCGGCCGACATCGCCGCCACCGACGACGCGATCACGACGCTGTTCGCCGACAACCACGGCGTGACCCGGTGGATCGCCGCGGCCCGGGAGAAGGTGCAGTTCCAGGGCCTGCCCGCGCGGATCTGCTGGCTCGGCGCCGGTGAACGCGACCGCGCCGGGCTGGAGTTCAACCAGATGGTCGCGACCGGGCGGGTGCGGGCTCCGATCGTGATCGGCCGCGACCACCTGGACTGCGGCTCGGTGGCCTCCCCCTACCGGGAGACCGAGGCGATGCTCGACGGCTCCGACGCGATCGCCGACTGGCCGCTGCTGAACGCGATGGTGAACGTGGCGTCGGGAGCCAGCTGGGTCTCGATCCACCACGGCGGCGGGGTCGGGATGGGGCGCTCGATCCACGCCGGTCAGGTCTGCGTGGCCGACGGCACCAGGTTGGCCGCGCAGAAGCTGGAACGAGTGCTGTCCAACGACCCGGCGACCGGGGTGCTGCGGCACGTGGACGCCGGTTACGACCGGGCCCGCGAGGTCGCCGACGAGCGCGGACTGCCCGTCCCGATGCAGGACAAGTCCGGACAATCTGTAAGTGACTGA
- the hutI gene encoding imidazolonepropionase — MASVLLTDIALLATNDPGLGPGPLGAIPAAALVVEGGKVVWVGPSASAPACDAATSAAGGAVLPGFVDSHTHLVFAGDRVAEFAARMSGQEYAAGGIATTVAATRAAPDEVLLANTARLHAELRAGGVTTVEIKSGYGLTVADEARSLAVAANFTPETTFLGAHVVPPEFTADRAGYLDLITGEMLAACAPHARWIDVFCDAGAFDEVETRAVLAAGRAAGLTPRVHANQLGPGPGARLAVEFDAASADHCTHLSDADVAALAGSATVATLLPAAEFATRSAYPDARRLLAAGVTVALATDCNPGSAYTTSMPFCIALAVREMRMSPAEAVWAATAGGARALRRTEVGTLTPGSRADLVVLAAPDPVYLAYRPGVPLVAAVWKDGRPT, encoded by the coding sequence GTGGCATCGGTCCTGCTGACCGACATCGCGTTGTTGGCCACCAACGACCCGGGCCTCGGTCCGGGGCCGCTGGGCGCGATCCCGGCGGCCGCGCTGGTGGTCGAGGGCGGGAAGGTGGTGTGGGTCGGGCCGTCGGCGAGCGCACCGGCGTGCGACGCGGCCACCTCGGCCGCGGGCGGCGCGGTGCTGCCCGGGTTCGTCGACAGCCACACCCACCTGGTCTTCGCCGGGGACCGGGTCGCCGAGTTCGCCGCCCGGATGAGCGGCCAGGAATATGCCGCCGGCGGCATCGCGACCACGGTCGCGGCCACCCGGGCCGCCCCGGACGAGGTCCTGCTGGCCAACACCGCCCGCCTGCACGCCGAGCTCCGAGCCGGTGGGGTGACCACCGTCGAGATCAAGTCCGGCTACGGCCTGACGGTCGCCGACGAGGCCCGCAGCCTGGCGGTGGCCGCGAACTTCACACCCGAGACCACATTCCTCGGCGCCCACGTCGTCCCACCGGAGTTCACCGCCGACCGGGCGGGCTACCTGGACCTGATCACCGGCGAGATGCTCGCCGCCTGCGCGCCGCACGCCCGGTGGATCGACGTGTTCTGCGACGCAGGCGCGTTCGACGAGGTCGAGACCCGGGCGGTGCTGGCCGCCGGCCGCGCGGCCGGCCTGACCCCCCGGGTGCACGCCAACCAGCTCGGACCCGGCCCGGGCGCCCGGCTCGCGGTGGAGTTCGACGCGGCCTCGGCCGACCACTGCACCCACCTGTCCGACGCCGACGTCGCCGCACTGGCCGGGTCGGCGACCGTGGCAACCCTGCTGCCGGCGGCCGAGTTCGCCACCCGCTCCGCCTATCCGGACGCCCGCCGACTGCTGGCGGCCGGAGTCACCGTGGCGCTGGCCACCGACTGCAACCCCGGCTCGGCGTACACCACCTCGATGCCGTTCTGCATCGCGTTGGCCGTCCGGGAGATGCGGATGAGCCCGGCCGAGGCGGTCTGGGCGGCGACGGCCGGTGGGGCCCGGGCGCTGCGCCGAACGGAGGTCGGGACGTTGACGCCGGGATCGCGGGCGGACCTGGTGGTGCTGGCCGCGCCGGACCCGGTGTACCTGGCCTACCGGCCAGGGGTTCCGTTGGTGGCGGCGGTCTGGAAGGACGGCCGCCCGACCTGA
- a CDS encoding ABC transporter ATP-binding protein — translation MIEFEGVTKVFPGGTVAVDDVNLVAPTGRTTVLIGPPGCGKTTLLRMVNRMLDPSAGRVSIDGNVNTAVRRSVLRRGIGYVVPGGLFPHRTVIRNIETVPLLLGIGRGDARRIAVGLLERVGLTPAFADKYPAQLSAGQQARVAMARALASDPPILLMDSPFSALDPAVRQDLQDDLLELQRVAPKTILFATHDIDEAIKLGDQIAVMAGGRMVQLATPQTMLAQPGSEYVADLLGRDRGIRKLTFLPAAELPLTPAATIQAGSTGARARSVSDTFGERWLIVLDSERRPRGWVDSRVLTPDQIISGPVVHPLGGSFYADESILAALDAAILAPSGLAVCLDDAGMALGVVNHAEIARYLSTLPPHLWAGPSASSGPAILGIAKPVAPAPTPAEAQGPLPSTAHPAHEPGLPDEFHDLLRDEPMGTTWTTREEPGGSSEPGAEARRSTTVQTPPPVVKEAARHTPVVPTPTPAPVLRPTQSKPATVPTIRGGESTPTPAARPTNGTLDPVTKWLIGGEDPAEGEYSSVSTEATAAASSESTASTDSAETTEADPAPSTATTPKTGAVRWEWSSETGQWLEVPDTAPEAPHDDEDGGR, via the coding sequence GTGATCGAGTTCGAAGGCGTGACGAAGGTCTTCCCCGGCGGGACCGTGGCCGTGGACGACGTGAATCTGGTCGCCCCGACGGGGCGGACGACGGTTCTGATCGGGCCGCCCGGGTGCGGGAAGACGACCCTGCTCCGGATGGTCAACCGGATGCTGGACCCGTCGGCCGGCCGGGTCTCGATCGACGGCAACGTGAACACGGCGGTCCGGCGGTCGGTGCTGCGGCGGGGCATCGGATACGTCGTCCCGGGCGGGTTGTTCCCGCACCGCACCGTGATCCGCAACATCGAGACCGTGCCGCTGCTGCTCGGCATCGGCCGCGGCGACGCCCGGCGGATCGCCGTGGGTCTGCTCGAGCGGGTCGGCCTGACCCCCGCGTTCGCCGACAAGTACCCGGCGCAGTTGTCGGCCGGGCAGCAGGCCCGGGTCGCGATGGCGCGCGCCCTGGCCTCGGACCCGCCGATCCTGCTGATGGACTCCCCGTTCTCCGCGCTGGATCCGGCAGTGCGTCAGGACCTGCAGGACGACCTGCTGGAACTGCAGCGCGTCGCGCCCAAGACGATCCTGTTCGCCACCCACGACATCGACGAGGCCATCAAGCTCGGCGACCAGATCGCGGTGATGGCCGGCGGGCGCATGGTCCAGCTGGCGACCCCGCAGACGATGCTGGCCCAGCCCGGCAGCGAGTACGTGGCCGACCTGCTCGGTCGCGACCGGGGTATCCGCAAGCTGACGTTCCTGCCCGCCGCCGAGCTGCCGCTGACCCCGGCGGCCACCATCCAGGCGGGCAGCACCGGGGCCCGCGCGCGCTCGGTCTCGGACACCTTCGGCGAGCGCTGGCTGATCGTGCTGGACTCCGAGCGGCGCCCCCGGGGCTGGGTCGACTCCCGGGTACTGACGCCGGATCAGATCATCTCCGGACCGGTCGTCCATCCGCTGGGCGGCAGCTTCTACGCCGACGAGAGCATCCTGGCCGCCCTCGACGCGGCGATCCTGGCCCCGTCGGGTTTGGCGGTCTGCCTGGACGACGCCGGGATGGCCCTCGGCGTGGTCAACCACGCGGAGATCGCGCGCTACTTGTCGACCTTGCCGCCGCACCTGTGGGCCGGTCCGAGCGCGTCCAGCGGACCGGCGATCCTGGGCATCGCGAAGCCGGTCGCACCGGCCCCGACGCCGGCCGAGGCGCAGGGTCCCTTACCTTCGACCGCCCATCCTGCCCACGAGCCGGGTCTGCCGGACGAGTTCCACGACCTGCTGCGTGACGAACCGATGGGCACCACCTGGACCACCCGCGAGGAGCCCGGCGGTTCGTCCGAGCCGGGCGCCGAAGCGCGCCGCTCGACGACCGTGCAGACACCACCGCCGGTGGTCAAGGAAGCTGCGCGGCACACTCCGGTCGTCCCGACGCCGACGCCGGCCCCGGTGCTCCGCCCCACCCAGTCCAAGCCCGCGACCGTGCCCACGATCCGGGGTGGGGAGAGCACCCCGACCCCGGCTGCCCGGCCGACCAACGGCACCCTCGACCCGGTCACCAAGTGGCTGATCGGCGGCGAGGACCCGGCCGAGGGTGAGTACTCCAGCGTGTCCACCGAGGCCACCGCCGCCGCGTCCAGCGAGTCCACCGCGTCTACCGACTCCGCCGAGACCACCGAGGCCGACCCGGCGCCGAGCACGGCGACCACGCCCAAGACCGGCGCCGTGCGTTGGGAGTGGTCCTCGGAGACCGGCCAGTGGCTGGAGGTACCCGACACCGCGCCGGAGGCACCGCACGACGACGAGGACGGCGGCCGATGA
- a CDS encoding molybdopterin-dependent oxidoreductase, whose protein sequence is MFRFVPLALSALLLAGGVAGAEVATGSSASAAGGGVAITGHVKHPLHLRLADLAKYPQHTVQVTFVGGKPERTQNHTFSGPLLIDVLNAAGPQFDAAAKNDALRWGILVTGSGNYRALIAWSELDPHLGAKQVLLSMTEDGKPLDAPRIALPDDKGGGRYVGGVTDVRLSPVG, encoded by the coding sequence GTGTTCCGATTCGTTCCGCTGGCCCTGTCCGCATTGCTGCTCGCCGGCGGGGTCGCCGGCGCGGAAGTCGCGACCGGCTCGTCGGCTTCCGCCGCGGGCGGAGGCGTCGCGATCACCGGGCACGTGAAGCACCCCTTGCACCTGCGGCTCGCGGACCTCGCCAAGTACCCGCAGCACACGGTGCAGGTCACGTTCGTCGGCGGTAAGCCGGAGCGGACCCAGAACCACACCTTCTCCGGCCCGCTGCTGATCGACGTGCTCAACGCCGCCGGGCCCCAGTTCGACGCCGCGGCCAAGAACGACGCATTGCGCTGGGGAATCCTGGTGACCGGCTCGGGCAACTACCGGGCGCTGATCGCCTGGAGCGAGCTCGACCCGCATCTGGGTGCCAAGCAGGTCCTGCTGTCCATGACCGAGGACGGCAAGCCGTTGGACGCCCCGCGGATCGCGCTGCCGGACGACAAGGGCGGCGGCCGGTACGTCGGCGGCGTGACCGATGTGCGGCTCAGCCCGGTCGGGTGA
- a CDS encoding formimidoylglutamate deiminase: MSRFWCEHAWLPPGRVAAGVLVEVTGDRFGSVTAGVECPADAVGLPGLTLPGLANAHSHAFHRALRARAQTPGDFFGWREAMYAVAARLDPDNYLALARAVYGEMALAGITCIGEFHYLHHDPAGKPYADPNVMGHAVAQAAREAGIRVTVLDTCYLSGGFGAELTGAQLRFSDGDVDDWAGRVSRFDPGAGARLGAAVHSVRAVAPRDIEMVAEWAARGAVLHAHVSEQPVENAGCLAAYGRTPSQVLHQAGALASNLTAVHGTHLTADDITLYGLNRATVCLCPTTERDLADGIGPGAALAAAGVALSLGSDSHAVIDLFEEARGVELHDRLAVGTRGHHAAAALLDAATVAGHDCLGWPDAGRIEPGCWADLVTLALDSPRTAGCPPTAETAVFAATAADVRHVVASGRVVVADSRHRLLPDLPRALAAAVASV, encoded by the coding sequence ATGAGCCGGTTCTGGTGCGAGCACGCGTGGCTGCCGCCGGGCCGGGTCGCCGCGGGCGTGCTGGTCGAGGTGACCGGGGACCGCTTCGGTTCGGTGACGGCGGGAGTTGAGTGCCCGGCCGATGCGGTCGGGCTGCCCGGGCTCACGCTGCCGGGCCTGGCCAACGCCCACTCGCACGCCTTCCACCGCGCGCTTCGGGCGCGCGCCCAAACACCCGGCGACTTCTTCGGCTGGCGCGAGGCGATGTACGCCGTCGCCGCCCGGCTGGACCCGGACAACTACCTGGCGCTGGCCCGCGCGGTGTACGGGGAGATGGCGCTGGCCGGGATCACCTGCATCGGGGAGTTCCACTACCTGCACCACGACCCGGCCGGCAAGCCGTACGCGGACCCGAACGTGATGGGCCACGCGGTCGCGCAGGCCGCCCGGGAGGCCGGGATCCGGGTGACGGTGCTGGACACCTGCTACCTCTCCGGCGGGTTCGGCGCCGAGCTGACGGGGGCTCAGCTCCGCTTCTCCGACGGCGACGTCGACGACTGGGCGGGTCGGGTGTCCCGGTTCGACCCGGGCGCCGGAGCCCGGCTGGGTGCGGCCGTCCACTCGGTGCGCGCGGTGGCGCCCCGCGACATCGAGATGGTGGCCGAGTGGGCCGCCCGCGGCGCGGTGCTGCACGCCCACGTCTCCGAGCAGCCGGTCGAGAACGCCGGTTGCCTGGCCGCCTACGGCCGGACCCCGAGCCAGGTGCTGCACCAGGCCGGGGCGCTGGCCAGCAATCTGACGGCCGTCCACGGCACGCACCTGACCGCCGACGACATCACGCTGTACGGGCTCAACCGGGCGACCGTCTGCCTGTGTCCGACCACCGAACGCGACCTCGCCGACGGCATCGGGCCCGGCGCCGCGCTGGCCGCCGCCGGGGTCGCGCTCAGTCTCGGCTCGGACAGTCACGCGGTGATCGACCTGTTCGAGGAGGCCCGCGGCGTCGAGCTGCACGACCGCCTGGCCGTCGGCACCCGCGGCCACCACGCGGCCGCCGCCCTGTTGGACGCCGCCACCGTGGCCGGGCATGACTGCCTCGGCTGGCCGGACGCCGGGCGCATCGAACCCGGGTGCTGGGCCGACCTGGTCACGCTCGCCCTTGACTCGCCCCGCACCGCCGGCTGCCCACCGACCGCCGAGACCGCAGTGTTCGCCGCCACCGCCGCGGATGTCCGGCACGTGGTGGCCTCCGGCCGGGTCGTCGTCGCCGACAGCCGCCACCGACTGCTGCCCGACCTGCCCCGGGCGTTGGCCGCGGCGGTGGCATCCGTCTGA
- the hutH gene encoding histidine ammonia-lyase, whose amino-acid sequence MIDIDGTALDAAQVVAVAREHVPVALTEAAVAAIARARERVEELAASDLAVYGISTGFGALATRHIPPADRARLQLSLIRSHAAGTGPEVEREVVRAMMLLRLRTMATGRTGVRPQTAQALAGLLNAGLTPLVPEYGSLGCSGDLAPLAHVALVLLGEGWVRDRAGELRPAAQALAGADLEPITLVEKEGLALVNGTDGMLGMLVLACHDLADLLKHADLAAAMSIEALLGTDRVFAADLAALRPHPGQADSTANLRTLLAGSPIVASHAGPEDPRVQDAYSLRCAPAVAGAARDTVTHARTVAGRELAAAIDNPVVLADGRIESNGNFHGAPVAYALDFLAIAAADVASISERRTDRMLDRGRSGLPAFLADDPGVDSGYMIAQYTQAGIVSELKRLAAPASVDSIPSSAMQEDHVSMGWAAARKLRRSVDGLTRVVAIELLTAARALDLRAPLRPAPGTGAALAALRRHVPGPGPDRYLSADIEATVAAVRSGELLDAVQTVVGALK is encoded by the coding sequence ATGATCGATATCGACGGCACGGCGCTGGACGCCGCGCAGGTGGTGGCGGTCGCCCGGGAGCACGTTCCCGTCGCCCTGACCGAGGCAGCCGTAGCCGCGATCGCCCGCGCCCGTGAGCGGGTCGAGGAACTCGCCGCCTCCGACCTGGCCGTGTACGGGATCTCCACCGGGTTCGGCGCGCTGGCGACCCGGCACATCCCGCCGGCCGATCGGGCCCGCCTCCAACTGAGCCTGATCCGGTCGCACGCGGCGGGCACCGGTCCGGAGGTCGAGCGCGAGGTCGTGCGAGCGATGATGCTGCTGCGGCTGCGCACGATGGCCACCGGCCGGACCGGGGTGCGGCCACAGACGGCGCAGGCGCTGGCCGGCCTGCTGAACGCGGGCCTGACCCCCCTCGTCCCGGAATACGGCAGCCTGGGCTGCTCCGGCGACCTCGCCCCGCTGGCGCACGTCGCGCTGGTGCTGCTCGGCGAGGGCTGGGTCCGCGACCGGGCCGGCGAACTCCGGCCGGCAGCGCAGGCGCTGGCCGGCGCGGATCTGGAGCCGATCACGCTGGTCGAGAAGGAGGGCCTGGCGCTGGTCAACGGCACCGACGGGATGCTCGGCATGTTGGTGCTGGCCTGCCACGACCTGGCGGACCTGCTCAAGCACGCCGACCTGGCCGCCGCGATGAGCATCGAGGCGCTGCTGGGCACCGACCGGGTGTTCGCGGCCGACCTCGCCGCGCTGCGGCCCCACCCCGGGCAGGCCGATTCCACCGCGAATCTGCGCACGCTGCTGGCCGGCTCGCCGATCGTGGCCTCGCACGCCGGGCCGGAGGACCCGCGGGTGCAGGACGCCTACTCGCTGCGCTGCGCCCCGGCCGTGGCCGGGGCTGCCCGGGACACCGTGACCCACGCCCGTACCGTCGCCGGACGAGAACTCGCCGCGGCGATCGACAACCCGGTCGTGCTGGCCGACGGCCGGATCGAGTCCAACGGCAACTTCCACGGCGCCCCGGTCGCCTACGCGTTGGACTTCCTGGCGATCGCGGCGGCGGACGTGGCCTCGATCAGCGAACGCCGCACCGACCGGATGCTCGACCGGGGCCGCTCCGGCCTGCCCGCGTTCCTGGCCGACGACCCCGGGGTCGACTCCGGCTACATGATCGCCCAGTACACGCAGGCCGGGATCGTCTCGGAACTGAAGCGGTTGGCCGCCCCGGCGAGCGTGGACTCGATCCCGTCCTCGGCCATGCAGGAGGACCATGTCTCCATGGGCTGGGCCGCCGCACGCAAGTTGCGCCGATCCGTCGACGGGTTGACCCGGGTGGTGGCGATCGAACTGCTCACCGCCGCCCGGGCGCTGGACCTACGGGCGCCGCTGCGTCCAGCCCCCGGCACCGGCGCGGCACTGGCCGCGCTGCGGCGTCACGTCCCCGGGCCGGGGCCGGACCGGTACCTGTCCGCCGACATCGAGGCGACGGTGGCCGCCGTCCGCTCGGGTGAACTGCTCGACGCCGTCCAGACCGTCGTGGGAGCACTGAAGTGA